One genomic region from Pempheris klunzingeri isolate RE-2024b chromosome 4, fPemKlu1.hap1, whole genome shotgun sequence encodes:
- the napab gene encoding N-ethylmaleimide-sensitive factor attachment protein, alpha b produces MDNSGKDKEATALMAEAEKKMKSSQSFFGAMFGGSSKMEEACDMYVRAANMYKMAKNWCAAGNAFSQAARLHLQMQSKHDAATNFIDAGNAFKKADPQEAINCLNRAIEIYTDMGRFTIAAKHHISIAEIYETELVDIDKAIAHYEQAADYYKGEESTSSANKCLLKVATYAAQLEQYPKAIEIYEQVGTHAMDSTLLKYSAKDHFFKAALCHFCVDMLNAKLAVQKYEEMFPAFSDSRECKLVKKLLDAYEEQNVDAYTDSVKEYDTISRLDQWLTTMLLRIKKTIQDDESDLR; encoded by the exons ATGGACAATAGCGGGAAAGACAAGGAAGCGACGGCTTTAATGGCCGAAGCCGAGAAGAAAATGAAGTCGTCGCAGTCGTTTTTCGGAGCGATGTTTGG GGGTTCCTCCAAGATGGAAGAGGCCTGTGACATGTATGTGAGGGCAGCCAACATGtacaaaatggccaaaaactGGTGTG CTGCAGGAAACGCGTTCTCCCAGGCCGCTCGCCTTCACCTCCAGATGCAGAGCAAACACGACGCAGCGACCAACTTCATAGACGCTGGAAACGCCTTCAAAAAAGCAGATCCACAAG AGGCCATAAACTGCCTAAACCGAGCTATTGAGATCTACACTGACATG GGGCGCTTCACCATCGCAGCCAAACATCACATCTCTATTGCTGAAATCTATGAGACGGAGCTGGTGGACATCGACAAG GCCATTGCTCATTATGAACAGGCAGCGGATTATTACAAAGGTGAAGAATCCACCAG CTCAGCAAACAAGTGCCTTCTGAAAGTAGCAACCTACGCAGCTCAGCTGGAGCAGTACCCAAAAGCGATTGAGATCTACGAACAG GTTGGAACCCACGCCATGGACAGCACGCTCCTGAAATACAGCGCCAAGGATCACTTCTTCAAGGCAGCGCTGTGTCACTTCTGCGTCGACATGCTTAATGCAAAA CTCGCTGTGCAGAAGTACGAAGAAATGTTTCCGGCGTTTTCAGACTCTCGAGAGTGCAAACTGGTGAAG AAACTTCTAGATGCCTATGAAGAACAGAACGTGGACGCCTATACTGACTCG GTGAAGGAATACGACACCATTTCACGGCTGGACCAGTGGCTCACCACCATGCTTCTCCGCATCAAGAAAACCATACAGGACGACGAGAGCGACCTCCGCTGA